Proteins from one Streptomyces genisteinicus genomic window:
- a CDS encoding YfbK domain-containing protein — protein MRLRSDTNALTGKGRTARRAVRGVTAVLLASGLALTAAACGAGSDRSAADRSEGGRSHDGAPAPVAPDGGRGYEDRDDAGRDDASGDEAPGEKAVKPAPDYLSTFALDVDTASYHYTRRLLREGGTPSPQQVRPEEFVNSFRQDYRRPDGDGFSVTVDGARPGAAVGGAQEGEITASSDRPSHGSSGREEADAGDWSLVRVGLATAAAEDAGRRPPAALTFVIDISGSMAEPGRLDLVKTSLSTLTDQLRDDDSIAVVTFSGEAETRLPMTRLDGNRDRIHGIVDDLEPGASTNVEAGVTTGYEVAVEGRRKGATNRVVLLSDALANTGATEADTILERIDDARREHGITLFGVGVGSDYGDDLMERLADRGDGHTTYVSTTEDAREVFVDQLPAHVELRARDAKAQVAFDPATVRQFRLIGYENRAVADDDFRDDRVDGGEVGPGHTVTALYAVRLREGARGHVATATVRWLDPKTRAPHEASGSVETGAVDGPLWGEAPSRLQITAVAAYFAESLRGGDLPGAPDLAALERRARALAESTEDDAVTGLADAIAQAARRTVG, from the coding sequence ATGAGGCTCCGTTCGGACACGAACGCCCTTACCGGGAAAGGACGGACCGCCCGGCGGGCGGTCCGCGGTGTGACGGCCGTACTGCTGGCGTCGGGGCTCGCCCTGACGGCCGCGGCGTGCGGCGCGGGCTCCGACAGGAGCGCCGCCGACCGGTCGGAGGGCGGCAGGAGCCACGACGGCGCGCCCGCGCCGGTCGCCCCGGACGGGGGCCGGGGCTACGAGGACCGGGACGACGCGGGGCGGGACGACGCGTCCGGTGACGAGGCGCCGGGCGAGAAGGCGGTGAAGCCCGCGCCCGACTACCTGTCGACCTTCGCGCTGGACGTCGACACCGCGTCGTACCACTACACCCGGCGGCTGCTGAGGGAAGGCGGCACACCGTCGCCGCAGCAGGTGCGGCCCGAGGAGTTCGTCAACAGCTTCCGCCAGGACTACCGCCGCCCGGACGGCGACGGCTTCTCCGTCACCGTCGACGGCGCGCGCCCCGGGGCGGCGGTCGGCGGGGCGCAGGAGGGCGAGATCACGGCCTCGTCCGACAGGCCGTCCCACGGGTCGTCCGGCAGGGAGGAGGCGGACGCGGGGGACTGGTCCCTGGTGCGGGTCGGCCTCGCCACCGCGGCTGCCGAGGACGCGGGGAGGCGCCCGCCCGCCGCTCTCACCTTCGTCATCGACATCTCGGGCTCCATGGCGGAGCCGGGGCGGCTCGACCTGGTCAAGACCTCGCTCTCCACCCTCACCGACCAGCTGCGCGACGACGACTCCATCGCCGTCGTCACCTTCAGCGGCGAGGCGGAGACCCGCCTGCCGATGACCCGCCTGGACGGCAACCGCGACAGGATCCACGGCATCGTCGACGATCTGGAGCCCGGCGCCTCCACCAACGTCGAGGCCGGTGTCACGACCGGGTACGAGGTGGCCGTCGAGGGCCGCCGGAAGGGGGCGACCAACCGGGTCGTCCTGCTCTCCGACGCCCTGGCCAACACCGGTGCCACGGAGGCCGACACCATCCTGGAGCGCATCGACGACGCCCGCCGCGAGCACGGCATCACCCTCTTCGGCGTCGGGGTCGGCAGCGACTACGGCGACGACCTGATGGAACGTCTCGCCGACCGGGGCGACGGCCACACGACGTACGTCTCCACCACCGAGGACGCCCGCGAGGTCTTCGTCGACCAGCTGCCCGCCCATGTCGAACTGCGGGCCCGCGACGCCAAGGCCCAGGTGGCGTTCGACCCGGCGACCGTGCGGCAGTTCCGGCTCATCGGCTACGAGAACCGTGCCGTGGCGGACGACGACTTCCGGGACGACCGCGTCGACGGCGGCGAGGTCGGCCCCGGCCACACGGTGACCGCCCTGTACGCCGTGCGCCTGCGGGAGGGAGCCCGCGGCCATGTGGCGACCGCGACCGTCCGCTGGCTCGACCCGAAGACCAGGGCACCGCACGAGGCGAGCGGTTCGGTGGAGACCGGTGCCGTCGACGGCCCCCTCTGGGGCGAGGCGCCGAGCCGCCTCCAGATCACCGCGGTCGCCGCGTACTTCGCCGAGTCGCTGCGCGGCGGCGACCTGCCCGGCGCCCCGGACCTCGCCGCTCTGGAGCGCCGCGCCCGCGCCCTCGCCGAGTCCACCGAGGACGACGCGGTGACCGGCCTGGCCGACGCCATCGCCCAGGCGGCCCGCCGAACCGTCGGCTGA
- a CDS encoding ABC transporter permease — MSAPVHEAPAAPADAAPGYRAGRTLPLRVEAVRQLKRRRTLVMAAILTALPFVLIVAFAIGGSPDEREGGRINLMDTATASGANFAATCLFVSAGFLLVVPVALFHGDTVASEANWSSLRYLLAAPVPRTRLLWSKLAVALGFSAAAMVLLPLVGLAAGSVAYGWGPLKLPTGGSLPAADSLARIGIVVAFVFLSQLVTAGLAFWLSTKTDAPLGAVGGAVGLTIIGNVLDAVTALGAWREVLPAHWQFAWIDALQPDLEWTGMLKGASVSVTYALVLFALAFRNFSRKDIVS; from the coding sequence ATGAGCGCGCCCGTCCACGAGGCTCCGGCCGCGCCCGCCGACGCGGCGCCCGGCTACCGGGCGGGCCGCACCCTGCCGCTGCGGGTGGAGGCGGTGCGGCAGCTGAAGCGGCGCCGGACCCTGGTGATGGCCGCGATCCTGACCGCGCTGCCGTTCGTGCTGATCGTGGCCTTCGCGATCGGCGGATCGCCGGACGAGCGCGAGGGCGGCCGGATCAACCTGATGGACACGGCGACGGCGTCGGGGGCCAACTTCGCCGCCACCTGCCTGTTCGTCTCCGCGGGCTTCCTGCTGGTGGTGCCCGTGGCGCTGTTCCACGGGGACACCGTCGCCTCCGAGGCCAACTGGTCGTCCCTGCGCTACCTGCTGGCCGCGCCCGTGCCGCGGACCCGGCTGCTCTGGTCCAAGCTCGCCGTCGCCCTCGGGTTCAGCGCGGCCGCGATGGTCCTGCTGCCATTGGTCGGCCTGGCGGCGGGCTCAGTCGCCTACGGATGGGGGCCGCTGAAGCTGCCCACCGGGGGGTCGCTGCCGGCCGCCGACTCGCTCGCCAGGATCGGGATCGTCGTCGCGTTCGTCTTCCTCTCCCAACTGGTGACTGCCGGGCTCGCGTTCTGGCTGTCGACCAAGACCGACGCACCGCTCGGAGCGGTCGGCGGAGCGGTCGGCCTGACCATCATCGGCAATGTGCTGGACGCGGTGACCGCCCTCGGGGCCTGGCGCGAAGTGCTCCCCGCGCACTGGCAGTTCGCATGGATCGACGCCCTCCAGCCGGACCTCGAATGGACAGGCATGCTGAAGGGGGCCTCGGTCTCCGTCACCTACGCGCTGGTGCTCTTCGCGCTCGCCTTCCGCAACTTCTCCCGCAAGGACATCGTCTCGTAG
- a CDS encoding alpha/beta fold hydrolase: MKIRLPRPAARSRWFAGAAALAVLAGAGTWTAVADDGTPAVHREDRVHTMPGAKIDTSYFTAGGPERRPAVLIGHGFGGSKDDLRAQAEKLARDGYAVLTWSARGFGSSTGRIGLNDPEHEVRDVSRLIDWLAERPEVELDADGDPRVGVTGSSYGGAISLLAAGHDKRVDAIAPQITYWNLADALFPDGVFKKLWAGIFFTTGSAAGGGLTDAPAPDGESTDGDGPGGGTPGDAQRDGASPGDGQAPAAGAPGADGSAPRNPSVCGRFQPQLCAMYERVAVSGRPDAEARRLLEERSPSAVADRIKVPALVVQGQSDSLFPLTHADAIAKAVAAGGAPVAVDWISGGHDGGDRETARVEARISDWFDRYLKEDESAATGPAFRVSRTGGVDSTDGRAQLRGASADRYPGLGSGPVTIPLTGREQTFANPAGASPPSVSAVPGLTGGAGALSSLGVGISLDFPGQSASFTTAPLPATTRITGTPQVTVTVASDTGEAVLFGKVYDVAPDGRRQVLPSQLVAPVRIEDAREGRKVTLRLPAIDHEADAGHRLRVVLSATDLGYASPAEPATYTVSADGPLTVPTAPSVRTQAAGLAWWVWALPVAGVIVAAALLLTARRRAVAPAPDPDRAGVPLEITGLTKKYARSTDRYAVRDLSFRVEKGQVLGLLGPNGAGKTTTLRMLMGLIRPDEGEIRVFGHAIRPGAPVLSRVGAFVEGAGFLPHLSGRENLELYWRATGRPAGDARMEEALEIAGLGDALARAVRTYSQGMRQRLAIAQAMLGLPDLLILDEPTNGLDPPQIREMRDVMIRYAAGGRTVIVSSHLLSEVEQSCTHLVVMDRGQLVQAGPVAEITGEGDTLLVTTDGEVADPVVEKLAALPGIGSAVRSGEGLLVRLDGASATTLIAELVRLDVPVTGVGPHRRLEDAFLTLIGGSA; the protein is encoded by the coding sequence ATGAAGATCCGACTTCCCCGGCCCGCAGCCCGGAGCCGATGGTTCGCCGGTGCCGCGGCCCTGGCGGTCCTCGCCGGAGCGGGCACCTGGACGGCCGTCGCGGACGACGGCACGCCCGCCGTGCACCGCGAGGACCGGGTGCACACCATGCCCGGAGCGAAGATCGACACCTCCTACTTCACCGCGGGCGGACCGGAGCGGCGGCCGGCCGTCCTCATCGGCCACGGCTTCGGCGGCAGCAAGGACGACCTCCGCGCCCAGGCGGAGAAGCTGGCGCGGGACGGATACGCCGTGCTGACCTGGTCCGCCCGTGGCTTCGGCTCCTCCACCGGGCGGATCGGCCTCAACGACCCCGAGCACGAGGTCCGGGACGTCTCCCGGCTGATCGACTGGCTCGCCGAGCGCCCCGAGGTCGAACTGGACGCGGACGGCGATCCGCGGGTCGGCGTCACCGGCTCCTCCTACGGCGGCGCGATCTCCCTGCTCGCCGCCGGCCACGACAAGCGGGTCGACGCCATCGCCCCCCAGATCACCTACTGGAACCTCGCCGACGCCCTGTTCCCGGACGGCGTGTTCAAGAAGCTCTGGGCCGGGATCTTCTTCACGACCGGCTCCGCGGCCGGCGGCGGCCTCACCGACGCACCCGCCCCCGACGGCGAGAGCACCGACGGCGACGGCCCCGGCGGCGGGACCCCCGGCGACGCGCAGCGCGACGGCGCGTCGCCCGGCGACGGACAGGCCCCGGCGGCCGGCGCGCCCGGCGCCGACGGCTCCGCGCCCCGCAACCCCTCCGTCTGCGGCCGGTTCCAGCCGCAGCTGTGCGCCATGTACGAACGCGTCGCGGTCTCCGGCCGCCCCGACGCCGAGGCCCGGCGGCTCCTGGAGGAACGCAGCCCCTCCGCCGTCGCCGACCGGATCAAGGTCCCCGCCCTCGTCGTCCAGGGGCAGTCGGACTCCCTGTTCCCGCTCACCCACGCGGACGCCATCGCGAAGGCCGTCGCCGCGGGCGGCGCACCCGTCGCCGTCGACTGGATCTCCGGCGGCCACGACGGCGGCGACCGCGAGACGGCGCGCGTCGAGGCCCGCATCTCCGACTGGTTCGACCGCTACCTCAAGGAGGACGAGAGCGCCGCCACCGGCCCCGCGTTCCGGGTCAGCCGCACCGGAGGCGTCGACTCCACCGACGGCCGGGCACAACTGCGCGGCGCGAGCGCCGACCGCTACCCCGGACTCGGCAGCGGGCCGGTCACGATCCCCCTGACCGGCCGCGAGCAGACCTTCGCCAACCCGGCCGGCGCCAGCCCGCCGTCGGTCTCCGCCGTCCCCGGCCTGACCGGCGGAGCGGGCGCCCTCTCCTCGCTCGGCGTCGGCATCTCCCTGGACTTCCCCGGCCAGTCGGCGTCGTTCACCACCGCGCCGCTCCCCGCGACCACCCGCATCACCGGCACCCCGCAGGTCACCGTCACGGTGGCGTCGGACACCGGGGAGGCGGTCCTCTTCGGCAAGGTCTACGACGTCGCCCCCGACGGCCGGCGCCAGGTGCTGCCCTCGCAGCTCGTCGCCCCGGTCCGGATCGAGGACGCCCGCGAAGGCCGCAAGGTCACCCTCCGGCTCCCCGCGATCGACCACGAGGCGGACGCCGGCCACCGGCTGCGCGTCGTCCTGTCCGCGACCGACCTCGGCTACGCCTCCCCGGCGGAGCCCGCCACGTACACCGTCTCCGCCGACGGCCCGCTGACCGTCCCGACCGCCCCGTCCGTGCGGACCCAGGCAGCCGGGCTCGCCTGGTGGGTCTGGGCGCTGCCCGTCGCCGGCGTGATCGTGGCCGCGGCCCTGCTGCTCACCGCCCGCCGCCGGGCCGTCGCCCCCGCGCCCGACCCGGACCGCGCCGGCGTGCCGCTGGAGATCACCGGACTCACCAAGAAGTACGCCAGGTCCACCGACCGGTACGCCGTGCGCGATCTCTCGTTCCGCGTCGAGAAGGGCCAGGTCCTCGGCCTCCTCGGCCCCAACGGAGCGGGCAAGACGACCACCCTGCGGATGCTGATGGGCCTGATCCGCCCCGACGAGGGCGAGATCAGGGTCTTCGGCCACGCCATCCGGCCCGGCGCGCCGGTGCTCTCCCGGGTCGGCGCCTTCGTCGAGGGCGCGGGCTTCCTCCCGCACCTGTCGGGCCGGGAGAACCTGGAGCTCTACTGGCGGGCGACCGGCCGGCCGGCGGGCGACGCCCGCATGGAGGAGGCACTGGAGATCGCGGGCCTCGGCGACGCACTGGCCCGCGCCGTCCGCACGTACTCGCAGGGCATGCGGCAGCGGCTCGCCATCGCCCAGGCCATGCTGGGCCTCCCCGACCTGCTGATCCTCGACGAGCCGACCAACGGACTCGACCCGCCGCAGATCCGCGAGATGCGGGACGTGATGATCCGGTACGCCGCCGGTGGCCGGACCGTCATCGTCTCCAGCCACCTCCTCTCGGAGGTGGAGCAGTCCTGCACCCACCTCGTGGTCATGGACCGCGGACAGCTGGTGCAGGCGGGACCGGTGGCCGAGATCACCGGAGAGGGCGACACCCTGCTCGTCACCACCGACGGCGAGGTGGCCGACCCGGTCGTGGAGAAGCTCGCCGCGCTGCCCGGCATCGGCTCGGCCGTGCGCAGCGGTGAAGGGCTGCTCGTCCGCCTGGACGGCGCGAGCGCGACGACCCTCATCGCCGAACTGGTCCGTCTCGACGTGCCCGTCACGGGCGTCGGCCCGCACCGCCGCCTGGAGGACGCGTTCCTCACCCTGATCGGAGGCTCCGCATGA